One Xiphophorus hellerii strain 12219 chromosome 24, Xiphophorus_hellerii-4.1, whole genome shotgun sequence DNA window includes the following coding sequences:
- the ccdc122 gene encoding coiled-coil domain-containing protein 122 isoform X3 gives MSEFPDNKGSRESCGFSLTKAVEDVSQRSHTQTETLREKQKTLKTLQAALDDIEKEIPHVEHRLRSKWREVRLLDGEMEHLEKQRALLQDRCAGINKENVKLNVLLQDEEESARSALEKFSAYRNKMKGHKDAVLQAVSQTEAHRELTENRMLVLKLRQEKEHLQEDLQNPNGITLQTAKVQNIHKTILKVFGFCKCSSVQEEIDALKREISERKTAIAEGREQLKKEFEIHAKLKRDVEIQTRRYEAIAKRLRCQLSRVQAVHRQTLDEIFHLQKQLTEFKGQQHSSQG, from the exons ATGTCGGAATTCCCGGATAACAAAG GCTCCCGGGAATCCTGTGGGTTTTCACTAACCAAGGCAGTGGAGGATGTCAGTCAGCGCAGCCACACCCAGACCGAGACcctgagagagaaacagaaaactctGAAAACCCTGCAG GCAGCTCTGGATGACATTGAAAAGGAAATTCCACATGTGGAGCACCGGCTGAGGTCCAAGTGGAGAGAAGTCCGCCTGCTGGACGGAGAGATGGAGCATCTGGAGAAGCAAAGAGCGCTGCTGCAGGACCGCTGTGCCGGCATCAACAAGGAGAACGTAAAGCTGAACGTGCTCTTACAGGACGAGGAGGAGTCCGCCCGGTCCGCTCTGGAAAAATTCAGCGCGTACAGGAACAAGATGAAAGGCCACAAAGACGCCGTCCTGCAGGCTGTGAGCCAGACGGAGGCCCACAGGGAGCTGACGGAGAACCGGATGCTGGTCTTGAAGCTGAGGCAGGAGAAGGAACATCTCCAGGAGGATCTTCAAAACCCAAACGGGATAACGCTGCAAACGGCTAAGGTGCAAAACATACACAAAAcgattttaaaagtatttggtttttgtaaatgttcttCTGTCCAGGAGGAAATCGATGCCCTGAAGAGAGAGATCTCTGAGCGGAAGACAGCCATCGCTGAAGGAAGGGAACAACTGAAGAAAGAGTTTGAGATTCATGCAAAGCTAAAGAGAGATGTCGAG ATCCAAACCAGGCGCTATGAAGCCATCGCCAAGCGGCTGCGCTGCCAGCTCAGCAGGGTTCAGGCCGTACACAG GCAGACTTTGGATGAAATTTTCCACCTGCAGAAGCAGCTGACTGAGTTCAAGGGGCAGCAGCATTCTTCACAAGGTTGA
- the ccdc122 gene encoding coiled-coil domain-containing protein 122 isoform X4 — translation MSEFPDNKGSRESCGFSLTKAVEDVSQRSHTQTETLREKQKTLKTLQVQRHHLSDETSLTGDFWTALDDIEKEIPHVEHRLRSKWREVRLLDGEMEHLEKQRALLQDRCAGINKENVKLNVLLQDEEESARSALEKFSAYRNKMKGHKDAVLQAVSQTEAHRELTENRMLVLKLRQEKEHLQEDLQNPNGITLQTAKEEIDALKREISERKTAIAEGREQLKKEFEIHAKLKRDVEIQTRRYEAIAKRLRCQLSRVQAVHRQTLDEIFHLQKQLTEFKGQQHSSQG, via the exons ATGTCGGAATTCCCGGATAACAAAG GCTCCCGGGAATCCTGTGGGTTTTCACTAACCAAGGCAGTGGAGGATGTCAGTCAGCGCAGCCACACCCAGACCGAGACcctgagagagaaacagaaaactctGAAAACCCTGCAGGTACAACGTCATCATTTGTCTGATGAAACTTCGCTCACAGGCGACTTTTGGacgg CTCTGGATGACATTGAAAAGGAAATTCCACATGTGGAGCACCGGCTGAGGTCCAAGTGGAGAGAAGTCCGCCTGCTGGACGGAGAGATGGAGCATCTGGAGAAGCAAAGAGCGCTGCTGCAGGACCGCTGTGCCGGCATCAACAAGGAGAACGTAAAGCTGAACGTGCTCTTACAGGACGAGGAGGAGTCCGCCCGGTCCGCTCTGGAAAAATTCAGCGCGTACAGGAACAAGATGAAAGGCCACAAAGACGCCGTCCTGCAGGCTGTGAGCCAGACGGAGGCCCACAGGGAGCTGACGGAGAACCGGATGCTGGTCTTGAAGCTGAGGCAGGAGAAGGAACATCTCCAGGAGGATCTTCAAAACCCAAACGGGATAACGCTGCAAACGGCTAAG GAGGAAATCGATGCCCTGAAGAGAGAGATCTCTGAGCGGAAGACAGCCATCGCTGAAGGAAGGGAACAACTGAAGAAAGAGTTTGAGATTCATGCAAAGCTAAAGAGAGATGTCGAG ATCCAAACCAGGCGCTATGAAGCCATCGCCAAGCGGCTGCGCTGCCAGCTCAGCAGGGTTCAGGCCGTACACAG GCAGACTTTGGATGAAATTTTCCACCTGCAGAAGCAGCTGACTGAGTTCAAGGGGCAGCAGCATTCTTCACAAGGTTGA
- the ccdc122 gene encoding coiled-coil domain-containing protein 122 isoform X1: MSEFPDNKGSRESCGFSLTKAVEDVSQRSHTQTETLREKQKTLKTLQVQRHHLSDETSLTGDFWTALDDIEKEIPHVEHRLRSKWREVRLLDGEMEHLEKQRALLQDRCAGINKENVKLNVLLQDEEESARSALEKFSAYRNKMKGHKDAVLQAVSQTEAHRELTENRMLVLKLRQEKEHLQEDLQNPNGITLQTAKVQNIHKTILKVFGFCKCSSVQEEIDALKREISERKTAIAEGREQLKKEFEIHAKLKRDVEIQTRRYEAIAKRLRCQLSRVQAVHRQTLDEIFHLQKQLTEFKGQQHSSQG, translated from the exons ATGTCGGAATTCCCGGATAACAAAG GCTCCCGGGAATCCTGTGGGTTTTCACTAACCAAGGCAGTGGAGGATGTCAGTCAGCGCAGCCACACCCAGACCGAGACcctgagagagaaacagaaaactctGAAAACCCTGCAGGTACAACGTCATCATTTGTCTGATGAAACTTCGCTCACAGGCGACTTTTGGacgg CTCTGGATGACATTGAAAAGGAAATTCCACATGTGGAGCACCGGCTGAGGTCCAAGTGGAGAGAAGTCCGCCTGCTGGACGGAGAGATGGAGCATCTGGAGAAGCAAAGAGCGCTGCTGCAGGACCGCTGTGCCGGCATCAACAAGGAGAACGTAAAGCTGAACGTGCTCTTACAGGACGAGGAGGAGTCCGCCCGGTCCGCTCTGGAAAAATTCAGCGCGTACAGGAACAAGATGAAAGGCCACAAAGACGCCGTCCTGCAGGCTGTGAGCCAGACGGAGGCCCACAGGGAGCTGACGGAGAACCGGATGCTGGTCTTGAAGCTGAGGCAGGAGAAGGAACATCTCCAGGAGGATCTTCAAAACCCAAACGGGATAACGCTGCAAACGGCTAAGGTGCAAAACATACACAAAAcgattttaaaagtatttggtttttgtaaatgttcttCTGTCCAGGAGGAAATCGATGCCCTGAAGAGAGAGATCTCTGAGCGGAAGACAGCCATCGCTGAAGGAAGGGAACAACTGAAGAAAGAGTTTGAGATTCATGCAAAGCTAAAGAGAGATGTCGAG ATCCAAACCAGGCGCTATGAAGCCATCGCCAAGCGGCTGCGCTGCCAGCTCAGCAGGGTTCAGGCCGTACACAG GCAGACTTTGGATGAAATTTTCCACCTGCAGAAGCAGCTGACTGAGTTCAAGGGGCAGCAGCATTCTTCACAAGGTTGA
- the ccdc122 gene encoding coiled-coil domain-containing protein 122 isoform X2: protein MSEFPDNKGSRESCGFSLTKAVEDVSQRSHTQTETLREKQKTLKTLQVQRHHLSDETSLTGDFWTALDDIEKEIPHVEHRLRSKWREVRLLDGEMEHLEKQRALLQDRCAGINKENVKLNVLLQDEEESARSALEKFSAYRNKMKGHKDAVLQAVSQTEAHRELTENRMLVLKLRQEKEHLQEDLQNPNGITLQTAKVQNIHKTILKVFGFCKCSSVQEEIDALKREISERKTAIAEGREQLKKEFEIHAKLKRDVEIQTRRYEAIAKRLRCQLSRVQAVHRLWMKFSTCRSS, encoded by the exons ATGTCGGAATTCCCGGATAACAAAG GCTCCCGGGAATCCTGTGGGTTTTCACTAACCAAGGCAGTGGAGGATGTCAGTCAGCGCAGCCACACCCAGACCGAGACcctgagagagaaacagaaaactctGAAAACCCTGCAGGTACAACGTCATCATTTGTCTGATGAAACTTCGCTCACAGGCGACTTTTGGacgg CTCTGGATGACATTGAAAAGGAAATTCCACATGTGGAGCACCGGCTGAGGTCCAAGTGGAGAGAAGTCCGCCTGCTGGACGGAGAGATGGAGCATCTGGAGAAGCAAAGAGCGCTGCTGCAGGACCGCTGTGCCGGCATCAACAAGGAGAACGTAAAGCTGAACGTGCTCTTACAGGACGAGGAGGAGTCCGCCCGGTCCGCTCTGGAAAAATTCAGCGCGTACAGGAACAAGATGAAAGGCCACAAAGACGCCGTCCTGCAGGCTGTGAGCCAGACGGAGGCCCACAGGGAGCTGACGGAGAACCGGATGCTGGTCTTGAAGCTGAGGCAGGAGAAGGAACATCTCCAGGAGGATCTTCAAAACCCAAACGGGATAACGCTGCAAACGGCTAAGGTGCAAAACATACACAAAAcgattttaaaagtatttggtttttgtaaatgttcttCTGTCCAGGAGGAAATCGATGCCCTGAAGAGAGAGATCTCTGAGCGGAAGACAGCCATCGCTGAAGGAAGGGAACAACTGAAGAAAGAGTTTGAGATTCATGCAAAGCTAAAGAGAGATGTCGAG ATCCAAACCAGGCGCTATGAAGCCATCGCCAAGCGGCTGCGCTGCCAGCTCAGCAGGGTTCAGGCCGTACACAG ACTTTGGATGAAATTTTCCACCTGCAGAAGCAGCTGA
- the ccdc122 gene encoding coiled-coil domain-containing protein 122 isoform X5, producing the protein MKLRSQATFGRAALDDIEKEIPHVEHRLRSKWREVRLLDGEMEHLEKQRALLQDRCAGINKENVKLNVLLQDEEESARSALEKFSAYRNKMKGHKDAVLQAVSQTEAHRELTENRMLVLKLRQEKEHLQEDLQNPNGITLQTAKVQNIHKTILKVFGFCKCSSVQEEIDALKREISERKTAIAEGREQLKKEFEIHAKLKRDVEIQTRRYEAIAKRLRCQLSRVQAVHRQTLDEIFHLQKQLTEFKGQQHSSQG; encoded by the exons ATGAAACTTCGCTCACAGGCGACTTTTGGacgg GCAGCTCTGGATGACATTGAAAAGGAAATTCCACATGTGGAGCACCGGCTGAGGTCCAAGTGGAGAGAAGTCCGCCTGCTGGACGGAGAGATGGAGCATCTGGAGAAGCAAAGAGCGCTGCTGCAGGACCGCTGTGCCGGCATCAACAAGGAGAACGTAAAGCTGAACGTGCTCTTACAGGACGAGGAGGAGTCCGCCCGGTCCGCTCTGGAAAAATTCAGCGCGTACAGGAACAAGATGAAAGGCCACAAAGACGCCGTCCTGCAGGCTGTGAGCCAGACGGAGGCCCACAGGGAGCTGACGGAGAACCGGATGCTGGTCTTGAAGCTGAGGCAGGAGAAGGAACATCTCCAGGAGGATCTTCAAAACCCAAACGGGATAACGCTGCAAACGGCTAAGGTGCAAAACATACACAAAAcgattttaaaagtatttggtttttgtaaatgttcttCTGTCCAGGAGGAAATCGATGCCCTGAAGAGAGAGATCTCTGAGCGGAAGACAGCCATCGCTGAAGGAAGGGAACAACTGAAGAAAGAGTTTGAGATTCATGCAAAGCTAAAGAGAGATGTCGAG ATCCAAACCAGGCGCTATGAAGCCATCGCCAAGCGGCTGCGCTGCCAGCTCAGCAGGGTTCAGGCCGTACACAG GCAGACTTTGGATGAAATTTTCCACCTGCAGAAGCAGCTGACTGAGTTCAAGGGGCAGCAGCATTCTTCACAAGGTTGA
- the LOC116716248 gene encoding TSC22 domain family protein 1 isoform X2 yields MNSQCYTVAMDLGVCQLRNFSISFLSSVLGKESATVTVDNSSSGASVVAIDNKIEQAMDLVKSHLMYAVREEVEVLKEQIKELMERNTQLEQENNLLKTLASPEQMAQFQAQVQTGGSPTGAAQALPPSGPTQVLPSAQNSGASG; encoded by the exons ATGAATTCCCAATGCTACACGGTGGCGATGGACCTTGGTGTTTGTCAGCTGAGGAATTTCTCTATCTCGTTTCTGTCCTCTGTGCTTGGAAAGGAAAGTGCTACAGTCACAGTTGATAATAG CTCCTCAGGGGCGAGTGTGGTGGCCATCGACAACAAGATCGAGCAGGCGATG GACTTGGTGAAGAGCCACTTGATGTACGCCGTCCGCGAGGAGGTGGAGGTGCTGAAGGAGCAGATCAAAGAGCTGATGGAGCGCAACACgcagctggagcaggagaacAACCTGCTGAAGACGCTGGCCAGCCCCGAGCAGATGGCTCAGTTCCAGGCCCAGGTCCAGACGGGCGGATCCCCAACCGGTGCTGCCCAGGCTCTGCCCCCATCCGGACCCACGCAGGTCCTCCCCTCCGCACAGAACTCCGGCGCATCAGGATAA